In Toxoplasma gondii ME49 chromosome X, whole genome shotgun sequence, a single genomic region encodes these proteins:
- a CDS encoding hypothetical protein (encoded by transcript TGME49_224800~Predicted trans-membrane domain (TMHMM2.0):29-52:64-87:96-119:146-166:185-208:224-247:256-279), whose amino-acid sequence MSDPGAGRGPRTEGFGKSYQGVPFLYHLSFLHDLLNYATALLWLLAYVALMLKVQRERNAYGLSFQSLFALVWVEVSNVLLILCLLVYHNKPIHAEFFIVDCSSALISLAAFVYINRYFSSTYESQRDNFGKRFCRMLCGKFCVEKFSWLFLYFVAFVISCPMFLLRRSKYAAPLSVIASNGSLRLIALTFLSFWECFNDSVLALALVPQLFMFYNKRPRKVTNLLGTFVALLFFARICAFLYWLTFTWFHTSEPTGRGIHLLTEALNILILLDFLYHYIRAKLAGERDISLPI is encoded by the exons ATGTCAGACCCAGGGGCCGGTCGGGGTCCTCGGACCGAGGGCTTTGGGAAGTCGTACCAAGGTGTACCTTTTCTGTATCACTTGTCGTTTCTGCATGACTTGCTCAATTACGCCACGGCTCTTTTGTGGCTGTTGGCGTATGTAGCCCTGATGCTCAAAGTCCAGCGCGAGCGGAACGCGTACGGTTTATCGTTTCAGTCGCTCTTTGCCTTGGTCTGGGTCGAAGTGAGCAATGTTCTTCTTATTCTTTGTTTGCTCGTGTACCACAACAAGCCGATCCACGCCGAGTTCTTCATCGTCGACTGCTCCTCGGCCCTCATCTCACTCGCTGCCTTCGTGTACATCAACCGATACTTCAGCTCGACCTACGAGAGTCAGCGCGACAACTTTGGCAAGCGCTTCTGCCGCATGCTCTGCGGGAAGTTCTGCGTGGAAAAGTTCTCTTGGCTCTTTCTCtacttcgtcgccttcgtcatCTCCTGTCCTATGTTCCTTCTGCGCCGCTCCAAGTACGCGGCGCCCCTCTCGGTCATCGCCAGCAACGGCAGCCTCCGCCTCATCGCCTTgaccttcctctccttctgggAGTGCTTCAACGACAGCGTCCTTGCCCTCGCTCTCGTGCCGCAACTCTTCATGTTCTACAACAAACGCCCCAGAAAAGTCACCAACCTCCTCGGCACCTTCGtcgccctcctcttcttcgctcgcatTTGCGCCTTCCTATACTG GCTTACATTCACGTGGTTCCATACATCTGAGCCGACGGGTCGCGGCATCCATTTGTTGACAGAGGCGCTGAACATTCTGATTCTCCTAGATTTCCTCTACCACTACATCCGTGCGAAGCTCgctggagagcgagacaTTTCTCTCCCCATTTaa